ctttgactctactagttccctcgtgcgtgatttcaagtgttcgccaaatatcaaacgtcatttcacatgtagaaatccgattgaatttatttttatccaaagcgcaaaataaggcattcatagcctttgcgtttagagaaaaatacttcttctccaaatccgaccattcatccattggtttagagggaagttgacaaccgttttcaacaatattccatagatccaaattcatagaaatcaagaaaactctcattcgagttttccaataagtgtagtccaatccattaaacaacggtggacgaacaaccgaaaaactctattgaaagtcatgaagagccatttctctcgggtgtaaatacgaaatgagaaataccgggctctgataccaattgttaggatcaagagcactaagaggggggggggattagtgcagtggaaaactttcaatgattaaaattgcgttcgtacgttgaaatccgattctgacgtaaaagtcatttcgtgcagataataactttgaaagcttacagaaacatatttgaagtaaagtaaggaaggcagtttgcagttaagatagaaatcagaatgtaagcgcaaactgaaatatgatgttcgtacgataaaactgattttcgtcttaacgctgattcggaaaatacttaactaagaaacatatttataaatgagcagaaggcagtaagctattgaggaggtttgcagtaaagataagatgctcaaaataaatgcaaaccagagaagacgagagtttatagtggttcaatcaatcgtgacctacatccactcttccgatttctcttccgtcgaggccaccggcatccactaacgatcttcctttactatgcgaagatcaatctccttcttacacccctcttctccttttaccgggtttaggagacaacccttacaagcactcactctcctctcttaaatagaattctaacacttaagctagaggagagaaattctagagattgcagtagcgtttctctcttttaatctctctatgcttgtatattttacccagggatgggaggggtatttataggctccaaaccagtttgaattctgaaattaaaactgtcatctcccggaattccggggtatggcggttgcaccgcttgactagggcggttgcaccgcctggcagagctcggagactgagcctttgggcggtgccactgcttggcagagctcgaagactgagcctctaggcggtaccaccgcctgacaagggtcgttgcaccgcccaatctcgctcgaagactaagccctggcggtgccaccgcttgtcaagggcggttacaccgcctagtctcgctcggagactgagcccaagcggtgccaccgcctgcttggggcggttgcaccgcccacttttcctaggagaccctctcctgggctgtGCCACTACCTAgttggaattctagtccgaatgagttgatccattcgactcaatttaggtctgtcaagggcccaattgcccccagattaagttaatgggatcacctcctattcataacttaatctacatgctaactacgataattcttaagacatttactatagcttgctctggtgcgtcaatcgcttcttccggcgagcttccgacgaacttccggcaaacatctgacgaacctccggcgatgctccgacggacttccggcaaactcttggacttgcgatgatccacttggcgagttccgacgagcttcttttggcaagctcctggacttctcggatttattcccgcagaacctctaacaaccgtccggacttccgtcgagctctcgaactcccaacgtgatgatagtcttgactccggcgcaactcctactgcatgtctttctttcatcgtagttaatcctgtacacttaaaacaaaacttcgatcgagacaattaatcctaagcaattaactaagttgtccggcatgtcattggtccctcgacgctttgtccgattcttcggcgcatcgtccactCCTTCGGCCTAttccccaatcggccaattgactccgcaactccgatatgcttggggcaatactcgctcttcttggctcgatgcacaagtccacggctcgaagccttctatcgatacgtcgaccgatccatcggcccgacgtctaatcttctgatatgttcctacgacacaacatgatttttcctgctttaattgtctcatcctgatcgaagcatcctgcatcactcaaaatgcaaattaaaacataaacacatatcaaatgatttcatcgtagatTCAATAGTATTCATCTTATATCCAAATGGGTTGGTAGAGTTAAATAAtggatataaaaatttatattacttCATTTAACATAAATTACTAATCAAATTATTTAAgttaagattgataatattatatactCTTATAAGTGAATATTAATCTTTTTCACTTTTATGAtactaatcaaaatattatattaaatgataaaaGAAGTTAAATCATATTTTTACAGTAAAAATAGAACACCAATTATTACCACCACATGACACTAATCAACAAAAGATAGAACACCACTTATTGCATTAATCAAGAATAGGTTATTTGGTTCTTTAACCTCACCACCTTTTACtctatcaaaataaattattccCTTTATCTTATTTTTAAGCACACTACTCAGATTCGTCTTATGACTATGTGAAAAATGCGTAAAGTTTGATCATGAACAGTTAATTAGCATTAGGTGGCGTTAAAAGTAATAAGCATACATCCCTGATAGTCAAAGCCAAATGAAATACCAATAACACAAATAACATGCATATGTCACTTTATACAAGTGGCTCTAATTGCAATGTCATTTTGCTTACGGATTGTTGTCCAGCTATATGAATTGGGAACGATCCTCTTTGTAGGAGAGGAATTCCACACTATAAATCTGGATGGAAACCCCCTCTTATACCACCCCAAGCTCAACCAGTCTTCCTCGTCTCATAGTATTCCACCATCACGTGTTCTGCAAACTAGCTAGCTAGCTTGTAGTATGGCATCCACCAAGAGCATCCAGTAGCTGACGCTCGAGGAGGAGGCAGGCGCGTGTGCCTTACAGCTAGCGAGCAGCTGCACGCCCTCCCCTTCACCATCAAGGCCGCTATCGAGCTCCGGCAACTCGACATCATCGTCGAGGCCGGCCCGGGCGCCATGTTGAGCCCGGTTGAGATCGTTGCCCGGCTGCCGACCGAGAACCCGCAGGCGGCCACGATGGTGGACCGAATGCTCCGCTTGCTCGCCCCCGACACTGTCGTCAGCTGCACCGTCCAAACCGGAGCCGATGGCCGCCCTACGAGGAAGTACGGCGCACCTCCCATCTGCAAGTACCGGAACAAGAACGAGGATGGTGTGTCCATGGCTGCTTTGGCTTTGTTGCTGCAGGATAAGATATTTGTGGATACATGGTAATTTAGAAGTAGGAGGATAGATTTGAGATCTTCTAGGCACATTTACTGTAGCTTTTCTCCTAGTGATTGGTAGCAGCTAAGGCTAAGTAGTCATCATGCAAAAACACCAAAACAATCAATCTCAGGCACTATTTGAAGGATTCAGTCTCGAGGGCGGCTTCCCTTCTAAGGCTGCCTACGGGATGTTGGTATTCGATTACACGGGTTCTGATCCATGGTTCAGCAAGGTGTTCAATGAGGGCTTGAGAGGCCACCCCAGCAGTATCGTCAAGTATTTACTCCGTGTCTACAGTGGCTTTGACAACATGGAGGTGCTCGTCAATGTCGATGGCAATGACGGCGCATCATCCCTCCAAATGATCAAGCACCCACACATCAAGGGCATCAACTATGACCGCCCTCATGTTATCTCCGGTGCCCAACGCACGCCAGGTCCACCATGATCTTGTTCTTTGATCATAAGTAGCAACCTAGCCAGGAAGAAGAAGCATTATCTTATACGTTCATGGCATGGTTTGGTTGCAGGAGTTACATCAGTGGAGACATGTTTCAAACTGTTCATGGTGGTGCCGCCTTCTTGAAGGTCATGTCTCCGAATCACTGAATGCCCCACACTAATTGACATTATAAACTGGAAACTATAATGCAATCTTTTTTACTCTTTTTCTATATCTTATTAAATTAATAGTAATTACATGCCTCAATGgagaaaaaataattaatcatCAATAACTACATTAGATATTGATAATGAATTTTTTTAGAGTGAGACGAATGTGATGGTAAGAAGAAACAGACCAGACATAATATCACAAAATTTACTTAATTTTGCACAAATCGAAATTATACTCATAGTGTAAAGAAATTGAAATTTTCTACTATGtcagaataataaaatatataaaaaaatctctcTCGATTGACTAAATCTATACACACTGACATATGCATGAATACTAACAAAAAAAAGGTTCTTCTCACATCTAACCTTAGTTATAAATAATACTTAAAAAGCAACCAACTTTTAATTTTAAAGGaccttttctataaaaaaaaaaagttattttcaAACATGAATCACTTATCCTCCAAGTAATTACCTTATcctttaaataatatattattaaattaaatatttttaaaaaaaattcttttgagaaaaaggaggagattggttTCTCTTTAGCTACCGTATACCCCTACACATCAATAATTATGACAAGAGAACTCATTCGGCAACGAATAGTCCTCTTCGAGAACAAGATTTCTCTACACAAAGGAACATATATAGTTTTATTAAAAGTAATTAATTACTCCATATGGCAgaaggttcaaaaaaaaaaaaatatattgtgtTTCCAAAGCTAACAATGTCAGTGTTTTGTATGCTCACCATGATGTTTCATCAAAGGATACCAAGATGAAAATGAATCCTGACAAATTTATTGGGCAAAAGCAAAAGCAGAGTGGAAAAACCTGCAAATGCCCTAAAGCAGAGCCAAGCCAAGAGGGGCTAAGACAAGTTATACTCTATCTAAAGCCACATTTGAAAGTGCAAAAAACAAATTATCTCGAGTGGATGTTACATTGGTAAGGGTGACACGCCCAATTCTCCAAAGCATCATTTTCAGCAGAAAGAATGCCAGCATAATTCACCATTTGAGGGTCTTAACAAACATAGTAGCACAGGATTAAGATCACATAGCAACAGCTCTTCCCAAAGATGTTTGTCTAAGCTGACTGACAGTATTGACTGTTGTCTGGGACGCTCAGAGAAGGAAATAAATGTTCTCATGGAGGCAGCACCACAAGGTGATGGGATCCGTCATTTAGATGTGCCAGCTACATTTAGTGAAATTGACCAAATGCCAACTACATCAAATCAGTTTGGTCAGAGGCAGATTGACGCTAATTGTGAGAGTGACACCACTAAGCACTCCAAGGATATATTCAGGAAGATCTTTCCGGTGTAGGTATTGAAGACTATCGATGCACAGAACCGAATATTGAAAGTCACAGAGAAGCTAACAGCTTGAGCAGTAATGGATCTGCAATACAGAAGTGACTCCCAGTAGGGAGGAAAGATTTGATAGCTTCTGATATGGGCAATTTAGACTGGTTAAAGGTTTCTGTCATGGATGAAACAGTCTCTtgatcattcatatccaaagacTGCTCAAGTGGAGGATGTGAATAAAGATGGAGATATCTCAAATTCTGAAGCTAAAAAGTTGGCTAACAAGTTGAGCACCTACCCAAATTCAACTGAAGTTGATGTACATGCTGTGATCAACTGCCAAACACACAAGACAGAAGAAGACAAGGAATTTATTGGTTTTGAGACCGATTTAGACAAGATAGTAGGAGCTGTTAAGGATGCCTATGAATTGCAAACTGGAGTAGAAAGTGTTCAACTGGTACCTGGCAGTCCGGTTGCTGACTTTGAGAAATTTCTTTTTTCTGCTGCTCCAGTTATTGGACAGAAGCTGCAACAGTTGTTCTCATGAACGACTCAAAGATAGCTGGCACGAGATTCCTAACATCTCCTTGAAAAGCATTTGGCAATGGTATGAAGAGCTTGGTTGCTTTGGGTTGGAAGTGAAGACACAAGCTTTTTACAATTCTACAAGGCTGCGGAATGGTTGTCATGAATTCACTGCATACTTTGCGCTGCTGTGCAATTATTTGGAATATCGAGGAGTACTAAATATTGCAATCTGAGTGGACAGTCAGCCAGAGATTATGAGGGGAACAAGACAGCAAAATCTGTGTCTTCTTTGGGTTCTCTCTCAATCTTCTCAATGTTACTGCCCCAACCTACCAAGGAAGGACAAAGGTGCATGCTTATCAGATTCATCGTCTTCTTCTGCTAAAGTTTTCTTTGATAAAGGCATCCACGTGGATCATGAGGAGATTATATTTGAATATTTTGAATCTGAACAACCTCCTTGGCGGCATCCATGATATGAGAAGTTAGTAATCGTTTCATTatcttttgtgtgtgtgtttttttttaatCTGCTAATTGATATATCTTGTTACTTGTTATATAATATGTGATTTTGGCTAAGCTTCCTTGGCTTCCTTAGAACTCTTTCTTATATCATCAGAATGCTTAACACTATGCTTCCTCTGACTTCCTCAGGATCAACttatgaagaaaatgatattATTATCGTTTCCCGATGGAAAATTTTCcactgaagttttttttttttaactaggtGAGATTGGTCATTGAtagaagatatatttttataaagtttATTGATATGTTCTCCCTATTTATCTAAGTTAGGAGAgagaattttttttaacaaaGCAGCGAGACTTGGTTATgtagttgaaaaaatcttatctacAATAATGCTCTCACAAGATGGTGCTCTTATCAAGGATCCCAATCTTGGACCAATGCAATGAAAATAGCTTACGGGCGAGGCTTCATAAATGAGTCTGTTAGTTGATCAACCATATATACATGAGAAATACATAGtcgatgtcggacaacttgatctcatataaagtgaaaaTTAATGATAATATGTTTCATGGGGGAGTAGAACACTAGATTGgtgcataagtaggtagctccaacattatcacaatatattgtaaaagtaagagtggagtcgatgttgagttccttgagccgattcgtgacccaattgagttttgcAATAATGGTGGCGATAGCACAatattcaacttcagttgtagaccgtgtgactatcttttgcttcttagaacttcaactgattggattagcactaaggaagacaatataccccgacgtggatattctatcatcaaagtttcctgctCAATTAGCATTAGTAAAGGTATGAAAATAAAGTGGAGAGTGTTTGCGGAGAAATAGGTCATGATTgaaggtccctttaagatatcgtaggatTCATTTGATTGCAGACCAATGCGtaatagatggtcgatgcatgaattatgataatttattgcaaACCAATGCGTAATATTTGGTCAATGCATGAattaagataatttattgaccacaAATAAGATATCTAGATGAGTAAGAGCTAAGTGCTATAAGGAGCTAACTACTTATTGGTATTAAGTGGGTTCcatagtaggacttccatcacataatttgagtgattcactagtagagaggggagttgtaacctcttttgtGCCCTAGattaataataaatcttgaatatatttttttttgtgataggaagaggccTAAAGATATATATATGTTGCTTCTACTTCTAAAAAGTAACTTCCTATATCTTTAAGGAAGAATCGATTTGTCAATTGCTTGATGAATGCTTGGATCTCTATAGGATTATTATTCATGACAATAGTGTCATCCACAtgtactagaagatatattgtgtcTCTATTTTATCGTCAAAAAAAATAATAAGGTATTAGACTTGGAGTTGATAAAGCtagttaaaataaaaaatgaaccaAATTTGGTGTTCTAGGCTCTTGGAGCCTAACGAAGTGCATAAATAACGTTTTGtagtttgcaaacatgccttgGACACTGAGAATGGATGAAACTAAGATGttgctattgaatctcagattttgatgataaaatcaattgatggattaattgatctaatccatattattgagttaagtatgcaggattaactacgatagcctaaaaacataaagcaaagataccggagtcaagttcgatgagtgTTTTAGAATCCGAATATTCATCGGAGATgtagtcggaaccaaccgagaagaaatcaaggactttcggaagtccgccgaagaaattatcggaggttcgtggagatcaccgagaaggttcggctactcgctgaacttgcCATAAGATTGAGAACctgttgggagtccatcggaagaaatctgagggtgtatcggaagtccgccagaagatcACCGGATAGCTCGCCGAAAGGAGACTTGTCATTTgctggttaaaaaacttgcttaggactatgtttccagttgcatagtttgtatgtaattagggttagggttaagggataatcctatatcctggttaggggcaacTGGGCCCAAATATGACTTGGTTTAGGTCGAATTTGAAACCTAACCAATGACcggtaaggtcgggcggtggaaccgtcagactaggtggtggcaccgcccagaacttgaGGAtcgagtggtggtactgccagattgggcggtggcatcaccagtatactgttagtgtcagacattaacaatcggtggcaccgccactgataggcgatggcattgccaacatcgggaacccaagagaattcaaaatttggagtccaaatttgaatcttcttagggcctataaatatccctcaattctcagtagagaatacaactttttgagtagtaatagattgagacaaaagcctttgtaaagtttttagcaagccttattttcaattacttgagtgttcacctccttccttttcgttaaaaatttataagagtgtaaaccacttgtaaaagttgtaagaggggtatttgtcctttcccttcaaagtgatttgctagttgaagttgggagcctcattgaagaaggcttcgcaagtgaatgtaggtcatttgactgaaccactttaaattagtgtgtttcttgaatgtatgagtacttacctttctgaaattattatttacactacaacaagctttcatttttatcttctcactttactcaagttattatcgaatcgaaatctcctcgcatttacgaattcggtttcaaacttacaagttttaatccgctgcactaattcaaccccctcccctcttagtgccgctctgatcctaacaattgctacataaaaacatcttcaattAGAGTCCTatataaaaaggcattgttaacatcaaaTTGtcataattgccagcctttagtggtggccaaactcaagataagttagattgttgtgggtttaacaatagAACTAAATATCTTAGTAAAGTCAACaccaggtcattgatgaaactCTTTGGCGACTAGATGTACTTTATATCTAGCAACAGATTTATTTAGGTTCTGCTTAACTcgaaagatccacttacacccgatgatattgtgTGTGTGATGAAAAGGTACAAGGTtccatgttgagttatggaggagtgcatcatattcttcatacATAGCTTTACACCaatatggagatttttgggcttgagtaaatgTGGTGGATTCAATAGTCTTAAGTAAGGATTTTGTGATAGTATATAGGTTAAGGACTTGACATAGTTTAAAAGTATCACTTTTGGAATGTGTTGTCATTAGATGTTCAGATGCTATGGAATTGCAAGATTGTGTTATTAGTATAGGCAGTGGAGAGTCATTGACACGAGATAGGTTAGGCTGAGGTGCTTTAGTGTCATTGGGTCTAGAAGGAGGTCAAGACAATGGTTGTGTTTCTGAATGTATTATCTCATTAATGAGGGAAACTTAAGAATGGAGTGGAGAAAGAATTGAGAGAATGGGCAACTACTGAACTATAGTAGCAGTAGAGTGTGGATCTTGAGGGGAAGAACTGGACGGTGTCATGGGAGGCTCATCTGACAAGATCAGAGTTATACTCTAGTGCTGAATGTTTGTTGGAGTGGCTTGCACAGTAGGAGACTCATGATTTTAGGAAGGAAAGGTAGACTTGTGAAAGCattatgtgttgggaaatcatggggggcgacatcatatgcgcagcggaagaacaagaaaacaaaaatccccgattcccaaaaagatgttcgtcgtcgtgcgaagattggtgcgcaaaatccgcaaaacacaaaactgcgtatagagattgtgttacctagggagatcgtatatccctgtttccttgcagatcctcaggagagggtgaaggaggtcaagcgtcctcctctctagcggtgatccacacagcagggttgcgacgacgctcctcaaaactccaggcctactctgaggtggagagggagaggagaataggaagggcaagcaaagactctagcctatgaggctgtgaatccctcctatttatagagatcccgtgtcaaaaccctaatgggtccttttccctagtgggtattggatctgcatccaataagacaagggctccgtcggatatctcatatccgaacctctactcatcgcaatgcctaccatatgtgtgtgaccctctaggcccaatatcgagctggccgtgagtcatacctgtcagaactccttctaactaagtgaattattatctctgtaataattcactcgactcatcgactacggaagtactaggccactacgccgtagtccccagacgatacaggggaatccaatccattggacctgtctgtcctcagttaccatgtacctatagtccctcatccatctaatatcccagagaccgtatatcgagcatggtgctgtcagacccatacggtttctacttgagtctcgctctaattggattctcccggagaactctttctctctcaacccgaatgaccctggccagggatttgtctgagcaagaacacatgggatattcctctcatgataccgagagtggatgatcctctatcgacactcaatagccctcgtaaggtcgactaccactcccaatgaccagctgtactagatctgggaacagccaaacctataagtctggtatcaaagagtggagcactcatacaggacatccttggtgtctcaagtctaagaaccagatacaccactaggactacggaatcgttgtctgacaataaggcatcatcaaccatccagcattccgtaagcggatcaatcagtgaactcattctccaatgagcacctgtactgtatccctagtgtccctacacgagcagctatgagaccaactgcatccatcatatggacgggtatacagcacaccagtctatccggttatcacgatgtccttctcgagtaacctatgaccgggattatttaggatatgtgtttaaaggtgaatcgatctcattatcgtgatctcatcacgatccgattcccattgcacaaatccaaggacatcactatacatatgcatttatgcaatagttataaagtgatatacgccaaaatataataagcaaaaagattctgtatcaagtcacacgtgccatcactcacgtgattggcttgctgggcacctatgactagcaatctcccacttgacctaaagccaatcacctatgtgtttgatccccatcagactcctgtgacgctcaaagacaatctgagacaacggctttgtccatggatctgcaatgttatcttcgggtggaactctttccactgctacatatcatcgggttacgatctctctgataagctggaacctcctcagaacacttctgatgagacccgggttcccttatttgagtaatcaccccatagttgtcgcaatataaggaagtcgacttgtcgctatctgtatcgactcccaaatctgtgatgaacttcttcacccagactccctcctttgctgcatccgatgcagcaatgtactccgtctctgtggtcgagttagcagtggtatcttgcttggaactcttccagcacactgctcctccattcaaggtgtacacataccctgaattcgacttgctatcatcgacatcagactgaaaacttgagtcagtgtagccttcaaccttaaggctattacctccatatactagtaaaagatccttagtccttctcaagtacttaaggatacactttactgctttccagtgctccaagcctggatccgcctgatacctgctcgtgacactcagagcatgcgctatatcaggcctagtacatagcatggcatacatgatataccatattgctaaggcataaggtatcatatccatgttcgccctttcttagaattttcaatgccaaacattttgacaatgatttctatgtacctggactgggacaagccaagcatcctcttggatctatctctatagattctaatccccaagatataagatgcttctcctaagtccttcatggagaagtgtctagataaccaagcttttattgtggatagcattcctatgtcattcccaatgatgaggatgtcatccacatataacaccaaaaagctaatagcgctcccacttacctttctgtatacacaaggctcatcttcgttcttaacgaagtcataagatctgattgcctcatcaaatcttatgttccaacttcgggaagcttgctttagtccataaatggatctaagcaacctacacaccttatctgggcagttcttggacacgaatccctcaggttgcatcatatacacctcctcctccaggttcccgttgaggaatgcggttttcacatccatctgccagatctcataatcatagtgtgctgcaatagccaatagaattctgatggattttagcattgctacgggtgagaaagtttcgtcgtagtcaacaccttgcctttgacgataccccttagccactagccttgctttataggtctctacctttccatctactccgatctttttcttaaagatccacttgcaaccgatgggtacaataccttcgggtgcatcaactaggttccaaaccttattggagtacatagaatccatctcagaattcatggcttctttccacttcccggagtctatactcataatagcctcctcgtaggtctgaggatcaatatcctctacatcctctgctctaatatgtcccacatatctctcaggaggatgggatactctatcagacctgcgtaaagttgaaacttgtgtattagatacctgaacagactcgggctgtagagtggtgcttgagcttggttctccaacctcgctcaattctatcattctcccactgtctccgtcaagaatgtgttccttctcaaggaacactgctctcttagctacaaagaccttttggtcctcgagatgatagaagtaatacccacaagtttccttggggtatcccacaaatttacatcgccctgtccttgattctaacttatcggggttgtgtcttttaacatgggcagagcagccccaaatcttaactactttaagatcaggcttcttccctttcc
This genomic stretch from Musa acuminata AAA Group cultivar baxijiao chromosome BXJ3-9, Cavendish_Baxijiao_AAA, whole genome shotgun sequence harbors:
- the LOC135649057 gene encoding flavone O-methyltransferase 1-like, which encodes MLSPVEIVARLPTENPQAATMVDRMLRLLAPDTVVSCTVQTGADGRPTRKYGAPPICKYRNKNEDGVSMAALALLLQDKIFVDTCKVFNEGLRGHPSSIVKYLLRVYSGFDNMEVLVNVDGNDGASSLQMIKHPHIKGINYDRPHVISGAQRTPEKEINVLMEAAPQGDGIRHLDVPATFSEIDQMPTTSNQFGQRQIDANCESDTTKHSKDIFRKIFPV